One segment of Phragmites australis chromosome 13, lpPhrAust1.1, whole genome shotgun sequence DNA contains the following:
- the LOC133889079 gene encoding 5-amino-6-(5-phospho-D-ribitylamino)uracil phosphatase, chloroplastic-like, which translates to MVTGNRLGVILEWEGVAVEVDDPDLEPRVWYVLSLEEAKSFPSDAVLKKIEGMRTDQAISEILRWSEDPEEIQRLAARKELIYQTLRGGYYKLRPGVLDFLNTLVDFDIPIAIAAPRSRMILEEGIKTVGLQGYFDAIVALEYFCQGKPDGEMFEVVVELLGLEPAVCIVFGNSNLTTESAHIAGMRCVAVASQHPSYELQAANHVVRWLDQLSIVDLQRIVNGEAIGRGGRESDMDMEIVFEE; encoded by the coding sequence ATGGTGACTGGTAACCGGCTTGGTGTGATcttggagtgggagggagttgcTGTGGAAGTTGACGATCCAGACTTGGAGCCCCGGGTTTGGTATGTTCTGTCACTCGAAGAGGCAAAGTCTTTTCCTTCGGATGCAGTGCTGAAGAAAATTGAGGGAATGAGAACTGATCAGGCTATATCAGAAATCTTACGTTGGTCAGAAGATCCAGAAGAAATTCAAAGGTTGGCAGCACGCAAGGAGTTAATATATCAAACACTCCGAGGTGGATACTACAAGCTGCGACCAGGTGTTCTTGATTTCTTGAACACCCTTGTGGATTTTGACATTCCGATAGCAATCGCAGCTCCTCGCTCACGGATGAtccttgaagaagggatcaaaacTGTTGGTCTGCAAGGCTATTTTGATGCTATAGTTGCATTAGAATATTTCTGCCAAGGGAAACCCGATGGTGAGATGTTTGAGGTCGTAGTGGAGCTACTTGGTCTTGAGCCAGCTGTATGCATTGTGTTTGGTAACTCAAACTTGACTACAGAATCTGCACATATTGCTGGGATGAGGTGCGTGGCAGTTGCGAGCCAACACCCATCCTATGAGCTCCAAGCTGCAAACCATGTTGTGAGATGGCTTGATCAGCTGTCAATTGTTGACTTGCAGAGGATTGTTAATGGTGAGGCTATTGGTCGTGGGGGCAGAGAATCTGACATGGACATGGAAATTGTGTTCGAGGAATGA